In one window of Mesorhizobium sp. B2-1-1 DNA:
- a CDS encoding GNAT family N-acetyltransferase yields MNERDIAAVARLRVAAFFTGTGRTLDDDVAGLRKLLHGDGFETAFVARIGDVPVGTCLLVRDELEPAHDLTPWLAGLAIAPEHQHRGIGTALVRAIEAHATSLGVEALYLYTWEARDFYMRLGWRVVEPFRQNGEPMALMSRQCGL; encoded by the coding sequence ATGAACGAACGTGACATTGCAGCGGTGGCGCGATTGCGCGTTGCCGCCTTTTTCACGGGCACCGGACGAACGCTGGACGACGACGTGGCCGGACTTCGTAAACTGCTGCACGGCGACGGCTTCGAAACGGCGTTCGTGGCCCGGATCGGCGACGTGCCGGTCGGGACCTGCCTGCTGGTCCGCGACGAACTCGAACCGGCGCATGATCTGACACCATGGCTGGCCGGCCTGGCCATCGCTCCCGAGCACCAGCACCGAGGGATCGGCACTGCGCTGGTCAGGGCAATCGAAGCTCATGCCACATCGCTCGGCGTGGAGGCGCTTTATCTCTACACGTGGGAGGCGCGCGATTTCTACATGAGGCTTGGTTGGAGGGTCGTCGAGCCGTTCAGGCAGAACGGGGAGCCGATGGCGCTGATGTCGCGCCAATGTGGGCTATAG
- a CDS encoding BMP family lipoprotein, with product MKRIVLGLLAATAMVLPAFAADVQPAILYDLGGKFDKSFNEAAYHGAEKFKTETGVPYVEFEVSNASQREQALRRFAEDGHNPIVMAGFAWEDALKKVATEYPDLNFAIIDDAVDLPNVRSLVFKENEGSYLVGIMAAMASKTKKVSFVGGMDIPLIRKFECGYVGGAKSAGATDVIQNMTGDTPAAWNDPAKGGEIAKTQIDQGSDVVYAAAGGTGVGVLQAAADAGKLGIGVDSNQNGLQPGKVLTSMLKRVDVAVYTAFMDGKNGTFKGGVENLGLKEGGVDYAMDDNNKALVTDEMKAAVEKAKADIIAGKVEVHDYTADNACPY from the coding sequence ATGAAACGTATCGTTCTCGGCCTTCTGGCCGCAACTGCAATGGTTCTTCCGGCTTTCGCCGCGGATGTGCAGCCGGCAATCCTTTATGATCTCGGCGGCAAGTTCGACAAATCCTTCAACGAGGCGGCCTACCATGGCGCCGAAAAGTTCAAGACAGAGACCGGCGTCCCCTATGTCGAGTTCGAGGTCTCCAACGCTTCGCAACGCGAGCAGGCGTTGCGCCGCTTCGCCGAGGACGGCCACAACCCGATCGTCATGGCCGGCTTCGCCTGGGAGGATGCACTGAAGAAGGTCGCGACCGAATATCCCGATCTCAACTTCGCCATCATCGACGATGCCGTCGACCTGCCCAATGTCCGCTCGCTCGTATTCAAGGAGAATGAAGGCTCCTATCTCGTCGGCATCATGGCGGCGATGGCCTCCAAGACGAAGAAGGTGAGCTTTGTCGGCGGCATGGACATTCCGCTGATCCGCAAGTTCGAATGCGGCTATGTCGGCGGCGCCAAATCGGCAGGCGCGACCGACGTCATCCAGAACATGACCGGCGACACGCCGGCCGCCTGGAACGACCCGGCCAAGGGCGGCGAGATCGCCAAGACGCAGATCGACCAGGGTTCCGACGTGGTCTATGCGGCCGCGGGCGGCACCGGCGTCGGTGTGCTGCAGGCGGCGGCTGATGCCGGCAAGCTCGGCATCGGTGTCGATTCCAACCAGAACGGCCTCCAGCCCGGCAAGGTCCTGACCTCGATGCTGAAGCGCGTCGACGTTGCCGTCTACACCGCCTTCATGGACGGCAAGAACGGCACCTTCAAGGGTGGCGTCGAAAATCTCGGCCTCAAGGAAGGCGGTGTCGACTACGCCATGGACGATAACAACAAGGCGCTGGTTACCGACGAGATGAAGGCGGCGGTCGAGAAGGCCAAGGCCGACATCATCGCCGGCAAGGTCGAGGTGCACGACTACACCGCCGACAACGCCTGCCCGTATTGA
- a CDS encoding alkylphosphonate utilization protein, with translation MPDDVMVRDSNGAQLSDGDSVTLIKDLKVKGTSETIKRGTLVKNIRLNGNPGEIECSTRQVKGLVLKTEFVKKA, from the coding sequence ATGCCGGACGATGTAATGGTGCGCGACAGCAACGGCGCTCAGTTGAGTGACGGCGATTCCGTTACGCTGATCAAGGACCTCAAGGTCAAGGGCACTTCGGAGACGATCAAGCGGGGCACGTTGGTGAAGAACATTCGCCTTAACGGTAATCCCGGTGAGATCGAATGCAGTACCAGGCAAGTGAAGGGCCTCGTGCTCAAAACCGAGTTCGTAAAGAAGGCGTGA
- the kdpF gene encoding K(+)-transporting ATPase subunit F, which yields MLVDYILGGGVTLFLLAYLTYALIRPERF from the coding sequence ATGCTTGTCGATTACATCCTCGGTGGTGGCGTGACGTTGTTCCTGCTCGCCTACCTGACATACGCACTGATCCGCCCGGAACGCTTCTGA